The following are from one region of the Deltaproteobacteria bacterium genome:
- a CDS encoding response regulator produces MFTANTKVLIVDDMSTMRKLVKRSVGLLGMTQHEEAADGQIAWTLLNEKKDFGLIISDWNMPNCTGLDFLKRVRADSQFKNLPFVLLTAEGEAEQVKEAILAGVDSYVLKPFTHESLTTKLEQAYKKRITGAK; encoded by the coding sequence AATCGTAGATGATATGTCGACGATGCGAAAACTGGTTAAGCGAAGCGTTGGGCTTTTGGGCATGACCCAGCATGAAGAAGCGGCCGACGGGCAGATCGCATGGACGCTGCTAAACGAAAAGAAAGACTTCGGTCTTATAATTTCGGACTGGAATATGCCAAATTGCACGGGTTTGGATTTTTTGAAAAGAGTCCGCGCTGATTCTCAATTTAAGAATCTTCCGTTTGTTTTGCTAACCGCTGAGGGAGAAGCAGAACAAGTGAAAGAAGCTATTCTCGCCGGCGTTGATAGCTATGTCCTCAAGCCGTTCACCCACGAGTCATTGACTACTAAACTCGAGCAAGCTTACAAAAAGCGGATTACTGGCGCAAAATGA